One segment of Nomascus leucogenys isolate Asia chromosome 20, Asia_NLE_v1, whole genome shotgun sequence DNA contains the following:
- the UCHL1 gene encoding ubiquitin carboxyl-terminal hydrolase isozyme L1 isoform X1 produces the protein MQLKPMEINPEMLNKVSGVSRRLWPPPPRAPRRGRPPAPAAGRDQGRPLRAPETAGLGRGLGALPGPLHLAGDSTKPVTGRRRGLRPVASERRAELPRAWRGQHRLCCTGFAGATCGPRFVLCHCAGPGGGGRAGLGLLPGSGAGAEGARFLAPPPGRCPRPACPRAPGRLVSSPQVLTRLGVAGQWRFVDVLGLEEESLGSVPAPACALLLLFPLTAQHENFRKKQIEELKGQEVSPKVYFMKQTIGNSCGTIGLIHAVANNQDKLGFEDGSVLKQFLSETEKMSPEDRAKCFEKNEAIQAAHDAVAQEGQCRVDDKVNFHFILFNNVDGHLYELDGRMPFPVNHGASSEDTLLKDAAKVCREFTEREQGEVRFSAVALCKAA, from the exons ATGCAGCTCAAGCCGATGGAGATCAACCCCGAG ATGCTGAACAAAGTGAGTGGCGTCTCGCGCCGTCTCTGGCCCCCTCCCCCGCGAGCGCCGAGGCGGGGGCGCCCACCGGCTCCGGCTGCTGGCAGGGACCAAGGCCGCCCGCTGCGCGCACCGGAGACGGCCGGGCTGGGGCGTGGGCTGGGCGCCCTTCCTGGGCCCCTGCATTTAGCGGGTGACTCTACGAAACCGGTCACGGGGAGACGGAGGGGGCTGCGCCCCGTGGCAAGCGAGCGCCGGGCGGAGCTCCCGAGGGCGTGGCGCGGGCAGCACAGACTCTGCTGCACGGGCTTCGCGGGCGCCACGTGTGGGCCGCGCTTTGTGCTGTGTCATTGCGCCGGCCcgggtgggggtggcagggcgGGACTGGGGCTCCTCCCAGGCTCGGGTGCGGGCGCGGAGGGCGCGCGCTTCCTGGCCCCGCCCCCTGGCAGGTGCCCGCGACCCGCGTGTCCCCGTGCGCCTGGCCGCCTTGTCTCCTCTCCGCAGGTGCTGACCCGGCTGGGGGTCGCCGGCCAGTGGCGCTTCGTGGACGTGCTGGGGCTGGAAGAGGAGTCTCTGGGCTCGGTGCCAGCGCCTGCCTGcgcgctgctgctgctgtttcccCTCACGGCCCAG CATGAGAACTTCAGGAAAAAACAGATTGAAGAGCTGAAGGGACAAGAAGTTAGTCCTAAAGTGTACTTCATGAAGCAGACCATTGGGAATTCCTGTGGCACCATCGGACTTATTCACGCAGTGGCCAATAATCAAGATAAACTGGGATTTG aggatggatcagttctgaaacagtttCTTTCTGAAACAGAGAAAATGTCCCCTGAAGACAGAgcaaaatgctttgaaaagaaTGAG GCCATACAGGCAGCCCATGATGCTGTGGCACAGGAAGGCCAATGTCGG GTAGATGACAAGgtgaatttccattttattctgtttaaCAACGTGGATGGCCACCTCTATGAACTTG ATGGACGAATGCCTTTTCCGGTGAACCATGGTGCCAGTTCAGAGGACACCCTGCTGAAG GATGCTGCCAAGGTCTGCAGAGAATTCACCGAGCGTGAGCAAGGAGAAGTCCGCTTCTCTGCGGTGGCTCTCTGCAAGGCAGCCTAA
- the UCHL1 gene encoding ubiquitin carboxyl-terminal hydrolase isozyme L1 isoform X2 yields the protein MQLKPMEINPEMLNKVLTRLGVAGQWRFVDVLGLEEESLGSVPAPACALLLLFPLTAQHENFRKKQIEELKGQEVSPKVYFMKQTIGNSCGTIGLIHAVANNQDKLGFEDGSVLKQFLSETEKMSPEDRAKCFEKNEAIQAAHDAVAQEGQCRVDDKVNFHFILFNNVDGHLYELDGRMPFPVNHGASSEDTLLKDAAKVCREFTEREQGEVRFSAVALCKAA from the exons ATGCAGCTCAAGCCGATGGAGATCAACCCCGAG ATGCTGAACAAA GTGCTGACCCGGCTGGGGGTCGCCGGCCAGTGGCGCTTCGTGGACGTGCTGGGGCTGGAAGAGGAGTCTCTGGGCTCGGTGCCAGCGCCTGCCTGcgcgctgctgctgctgtttcccCTCACGGCCCAG CATGAGAACTTCAGGAAAAAACAGATTGAAGAGCTGAAGGGACAAGAAGTTAGTCCTAAAGTGTACTTCATGAAGCAGACCATTGGGAATTCCTGTGGCACCATCGGACTTATTCACGCAGTGGCCAATAATCAAGATAAACTGGGATTTG aggatggatcagttctgaaacagtttCTTTCTGAAACAGAGAAAATGTCCCCTGAAGACAGAgcaaaatgctttgaaaagaaTGAG GCCATACAGGCAGCCCATGATGCTGTGGCACAGGAAGGCCAATGTCGG GTAGATGACAAGgtgaatttccattttattctgtttaaCAACGTGGATGGCCACCTCTATGAACTTG ATGGACGAATGCCTTTTCCGGTGAACCATGGTGCCAGTTCAGAGGACACCCTGCTGAAG GATGCTGCCAAGGTCTGCAGAGAATTCACCGAGCGTGAGCAAGGAGAAGTCCGCTTCTCTGCGGTGGCTCTCTGCAAGGCAGCCTAA